In Pseudomonas poae, a single genomic region encodes these proteins:
- a CDS encoding isocitrate lyase/phosphoenolpyruvate mutase family protein: MDAQTLRAETFKALHERDRAFVMPNPWDAGSAIMLASLGFEALATTSAGYAFSLGRPDAEGALSLEDTLANASAIARATSLPVAADLENGFSDTAEGCAQTILRAAATGIVGGSIEDATGIAADPIYPFDLSVERVEAAVAAARSLPFPFTLTARAENLLHGRLDLPDTIRRLQAYAEAGADVLYAPALRSAEEVLAVVKAVAPKPVNVLMSGGLNLSVAQLSEMGVRRISVGSAMALAAYGEFYRAAQEVYELGTFTFTERKMPFSQANAFFKD; the protein is encoded by the coding sequence ATGGATGCCCAAACCCTTCGCGCCGAAACCTTCAAGGCCCTGCATGAGCGTGACCGCGCATTCGTGATGCCCAACCCGTGGGATGCAGGTTCTGCCATCATGCTGGCCAGCCTCGGTTTTGAAGCCTTGGCCACCACCAGCGCGGGTTATGCGTTCAGCCTCGGACGGCCTGATGCGGAAGGGGCGCTGTCCCTGGAAGACACGCTGGCCAATGCCAGTGCCATCGCTCGGGCGACCTCGTTGCCGGTGGCAGCGGACCTGGAAAACGGCTTCAGCGACACCGCCGAAGGTTGTGCCCAGACCATTCTGCGCGCTGCGGCTACGGGCATCGTCGGCGGCTCCATCGAAGATGCCACGGGCATCGCTGCCGACCCTATCTACCCTTTTGATTTGTCCGTTGAGCGCGTGGAAGCGGCGGTTGCTGCCGCGCGCAGCCTGCCTTTTCCCTTCACCCTGACAGCCCGCGCGGAAAATCTCCTGCATGGTCGCCTGGATTTGCCTGACACTATCCGCCGCCTGCAAGCCTACGCCGAGGCCGGTGCCGACGTGCTGTATGCACCGGCCTTGCGCAGTGCCGAGGAAGTGCTGGCGGTGGTCAAGGCGGTCGCGCCTAAACCGGTGAATGTGTTGATGTCCGGCGGCTTGAACCTCAGCGTGGCGCAACTGAGCGAGATGGGCGTGCGGCGTATCAGCGTCGGCTCGGCCATGGCACTGGCGGCGTATGGCGAGTTCTATCGGGCGGCGCAGGAGGTGTATGAGTTGGGCACCTTTACCTTCACCGAGCGCAAGATGCCGTTCAGCCAGGCGAACGCGTTCTTCAAGGATTGA
- a CDS encoding SAM-dependent methyltransferase, which produces MSEQPAASRIQVEALAEGFQALAEQWASRLGLPLMLADADFSLQVGEQGLQLQQLGPDATGPVRVDFVEGGAAHRRLYGGGSGQMIAKAVGIAQGVRPRVLDATAGLGKDAFVLASLGCEMSLIERQPLIGALLEDGLARGADDFEVAPIVARMKLLKGNSIDVMRNWEGEPPQVIYLDPMFPHREKTALVKKEMRLFRPLVGDDPDAPALLAAALALASHRVVVKRPRKAPCIEGPKPSHALDGKSSRYDIYPKKALKP; this is translated from the coding sequence ATGAGCGAACAACCAGCGGCCAGCCGCATCCAGGTCGAGGCCTTGGCCGAAGGTTTCCAGGCCCTTGCCGAGCAATGGGCGTCGCGGCTCGGCTTGCCGTTAATGCTGGCCGATGCGGACTTTTCCCTGCAAGTCGGTGAGCAGGGCCTACAGCTGCAACAGCTCGGGCCTGACGCAACGGGGCCGGTGCGAGTGGACTTTGTCGAGGGTGGCGCGGCGCATCGGCGTTTGTATGGCGGTGGCAGCGGACAGATGATCGCCAAGGCCGTCGGTATCGCCCAAGGCGTACGCCCACGAGTGCTGGACGCTACGGCAGGCTTGGGCAAGGACGCCTTCGTGCTGGCCAGCCTGGGGTGCGAGATGAGCCTGATCGAACGCCAGCCGCTGATCGGCGCCTTGCTCGAAGACGGCCTGGCGCGTGGCGCGGACGACTTTGAAGTGGCACCGATTGTGGCGCGCATGAAGTTGCTCAAGGGCAACTCCATTGACGTGATGCGCAACTGGGAAGGCGAGCCGCCTCAGGTGATCTACCTCGACCCGATGTTCCCGCACCGTGAGAAAACCGCCCTGGTGAAGAAGGAAATGCGCCTGTTCAGGCCGCTGGTGGGGGATGATCCGGACGCGCCGGCGCTGCTGGCGGCGGCATTGGCCCTGGCCAGTCACCGCGTGGTGGTGAAGCGGCCGCGCAAGGCGCCGTGTATTGAAGGGCCCAAGCCGAGTCATGCGTTGGATGGCAAATCCAGTCGGTATGACATCTATCCCAAGAAGGCGCTCAAGCCTTAA
- a CDS encoding adenylate kinase: MRVILLGAPGAGKGTQAKFITEKFGIPQISTGDMLRAAVKAGTELGLIAKSVMDSGGLVSDDLIINLVKERISQEDCKNGFLFDGFPRTIPQAEALVKAGVELDAVVEIAVEDEEIVQRIAGRRVHEASGRVYHTIYNPPKVEGKDDVTGEDLVQRKDDTEETVRHRLSVYHSQTKPLVDFYQKLSAAEGKPKYSHIPGVGSVEAITAKVLQALS; this comes from the coding sequence ATGCGCGTCATTCTGCTGGGAGCTCCCGGGGCCGGTAAAGGTACTCAGGCAAAGTTCATCACTGAAAAATTCGGCATTCCACAAATCTCCACCGGCGACATGCTGCGTGCAGCAGTCAAGGCCGGCACCGAGCTGGGCCTGATCGCCAAAAGCGTGATGGACAGCGGTGGTCTGGTTTCCGATGACCTGATCATCAACCTGGTCAAAGAACGCATCAGCCAGGAAGACTGCAAGAACGGTTTCCTGTTCGACGGCTTCCCACGCACCATTCCCCAGGCTGAAGCCCTGGTGAAGGCCGGCGTCGAGCTGGACGCAGTGGTTGAAATCGCGGTTGAAGATGAAGAGATCGTGCAGCGTATTGCCGGTCGTCGCGTTCACGAAGCCTCGGGCCGCGTGTACCACACCATCTACAACCCGCCAAAAGTCGAAGGCAAGGACGATGTTACCGGCGAAGACCTGGTACAGCGTAAAGACGACACCGAAGAAACCGTGCGTCACCGCCTGTCGGTCTACCATTCGCAGACCAAGCCTTTGGTGGATTTCTACCAGAAGCTGTCCGCTGCCGAAGGCAAGCCTAAATACAGCCACATTCCGGGCGTTGGCTCGGTAGAAGCGATCACTGCCAAGGTGCTGCAAGCACTGAGCTGA
- a CDS encoding efflux RND transporter permease subunit translates to MGFNLSEWALRNRQIVLFLMILLAVVGTLSYTKLGQSEDPPFTFKAMVIKTNWPGATAQEVSRQVTERIEKKLMETGEYERIVSFSRPGESQVTFMARDSMHSAQIPELWYQVRKKISDIRQTLPPDIQGPFFNDEFGTTFGNIYALTGDGFDYAVLKDYADRIQIQLQRVADVGKVELLGLQDEKIWIELSNLKLATLGLPLAAVQQALQEQNAVSTAGFFETPTERVQLRVSGNFKTVEEIRNFPIRVGDRTFRIGDVAEIHRGFNDPPAPRMRYMGADAIGLAVAMRDGGDILVLGKALEGEFARLQKNLPAGMELRKVSDQPAAVKTSVGEFVQVLAEALAIVLLVSFFSLGVRTGMVVALAIPLVLAMTFATMYYLGIGLHKISLGALVLALGLLVDDAIIAVEMMAIKMEQGYDRLKAASFAWTSTAFPMLTGTLITAAGFLPIATAQSSTGEYTRSIFQVVTIALLASWVAAVVFVPYLGEKLLPDLAKIHAAKHGTDGPDPYGTPFYQRVRRLVEWCVNRRKTVIVLTLLLFIGSVALFRFVPQQFFPASGRLELMVDLKLAEGASLSNTADQVKRLESLLKEHAGIDNYVAYVGTGSPRFYLPLDQQLPAASFAQFVVLAKTIEERESLRTWLIETLNEQFPDLRSRVTRLENGPPVGYPVQFRVTGEHIEEVRALARKVAAKVRENTHVVNVHLDWEEPSKIVYLNIDQDRARALGVSTANLSKFLQSSLTGSSVSQFREDNELIEILLRGTVHERTELSLLPSLAVPTDNGKSVALSQIATLEYGFEEGIIWHRNRLPTVTVRADIYGKEQPATLVQQILPTLAGVRAELPDGYLLEVGGTVEDSARGQNSVKAGVPLFIVVVLTLLMLQLRSFSRTAMVFLTAPLGLIGVTLFLLVFRQPFGFVAMLGTIALSGMIMRNSVILVDQIEQDIKAGLAPWQAIIEATVRRFRPIVLTALAAVLAMIPLSRSVFFGPMAVAIMGGLIVATALTLLFLPALYAAWFRVRKDVA, encoded by the coding sequence ATGGGTTTCAATCTTTCCGAATGGGCGTTGCGCAATCGCCAGATCGTACTGTTCCTGATGATCCTGCTGGCCGTGGTCGGCACCTTGTCCTACACCAAATTGGGACAGAGCGAAGACCCGCCATTCACCTTCAAAGCCATGGTAATCAAGACCAATTGGCCAGGCGCCACGGCCCAGGAAGTCTCGCGCCAAGTCACCGAGCGCATCGAGAAAAAACTCATGGAGACCGGCGAGTACGAGCGCATTGTGTCGTTCTCGCGCCCCGGTGAATCCCAAGTCACTTTCATGGCCCGCGACTCCATGCACTCGGCGCAAATTCCCGAGCTGTGGTACCAGGTGCGCAAGAAAATCAGCGACATCCGCCAGACCTTGCCGCCGGATATCCAGGGGCCGTTTTTCAACGATGAGTTCGGCACCACCTTCGGCAACATTTATGCCCTGACCGGCGACGGTTTCGATTACGCGGTGCTCAAGGACTACGCCGATCGCATCCAGATTCAACTGCAACGTGTCGCAGATGTGGGCAAGGTTGAGCTACTTGGCCTACAAGACGAGAAGATCTGGATCGAACTGTCCAACCTCAAGCTGGCGACCCTCGGCCTGCCGCTGGCCGCCGTGCAACAGGCGTTGCAGGAGCAGAACGCGGTGTCCACGGCGGGCTTCTTCGAAACCCCGACCGAGCGCGTGCAACTGCGGGTGTCGGGCAACTTCAAGACAGTGGAGGAGATCCGCAACTTCCCGATTCGCGTGGGCGATCGCACCTTCCGTATCGGCGACGTGGCCGAGATTCATCGTGGCTTCAACGACCCACCCGCGCCACGCATGCGCTACATGGGCGCGGACGCTATCGGCCTGGCCGTGGCCATGCGTGACGGCGGTGACATTCTGGTACTGGGTAAAGCCCTGGAAGGCGAGTTCGCACGCCTGCAAAAGAACCTTCCGGCAGGCATGGAACTGCGCAAGGTGTCGGACCAGCCGGCGGCAGTAAAAACCAGCGTCGGCGAATTCGTCCAGGTATTGGCCGAGGCATTGGCCATCGTGTTGCTGGTGAGTTTTTTCTCCCTTGGTGTGCGCACCGGCATGGTGGTTGCCCTGGCGATTCCACTGGTGCTGGCGATGACGTTTGCCACCATGTATTACCTGGGCATCGGCCTGCACAAGATTTCCCTCGGGGCCTTGGTCCTGGCGCTTGGCCTGCTGGTGGATGACGCGATCATCGCCGTGGAAATGATGGCGATCAAAATGGAGCAGGGCTACGACCGGCTCAAGGCAGCCAGCTTCGCCTGGACCAGCACCGCTTTCCCGATGCTCACCGGTACGCTGATCACCGCCGCCGGTTTCCTGCCGATTGCCACCGCGCAATCGAGTACCGGCGAATACACCCGTTCGATCTTCCAGGTGGTCACCATCGCGCTGCTGGCCTCGTGGGTCGCCGCCGTGGTGTTTGTGCCGTACCTAGGGGAAAAACTCCTGCCGGACCTGGCGAAGATTCACGCGGCCAAGCACGGCACTGACGGGCCTGATCCCTACGGTACGCCGTTCTACCAGCGTGTAAGACGTCTGGTGGAGTGGTGCGTGAATCGCCGCAAAACCGTGATCGTGCTGACCCTGCTGCTGTTTATCGGCTCGGTCGCCTTGTTCCGCTTTGTACCGCAGCAGTTCTTCCCGGCTTCCGGCCGCCTGGAACTGATGGTCGACCTGAAACTGGCCGAAGGCGCCTCCCTGAGCAACACCGCCGACCAGGTCAAACGCCTGGAAAGTTTGCTCAAGGAACACGCCGGCATCGACAACTACGTGGCTTATGTGGGCACCGGCTCGCCGCGTTTCTACCTGCCATTGGACCAGCAATTGCCGGCCGCCAGCTTCGCCCAGTTTGTGGTGTTGGCCAAAACCATTGAAGAGCGCGAAAGCCTGCGCACCTGGTTGATCGAAACCCTCAACGAACAATTCCCGGACCTGCGCTCGCGGGTCACGCGCCTGGAAAACGGCCCGCCCGTGGGTTATCCGGTGCAGTTCCGGGTGACCGGCGAGCACATCGAAGAAGTCCGCGCCCTGGCGCGGAAAGTGGCAGCCAAGGTTCGCGAAAACACCCACGTCGTCAACGTGCACCTGGACTGGGAAGAGCCGAGCAAGATCGTCTACCTCAACATCGACCAGGACCGTGCTCGCGCCCTCGGCGTGAGCACCGCCAACCTGTCGAAATTCCTGCAGAGTTCGTTGACCGGTTCCAGCGTCAGCCAATTCCGCGAGGACAACGAGTTGATCGAAATCCTCCTGCGCGGCACCGTGCATGAGCGCACCGAACTGTCGTTGTTGCCAAGCCTGGCGGTGCCGACCGATAACGGCAAAAGCGTCGCGCTGTCACAGATCGCCACCCTTGAATACGGCTTCGAAGAAGGCATTATCTGGCACCGCAACCGCCTGCCAACGGTCACCGTGCGCGCCGATATCTATGGCAAGGAGCAACCGGCAACCCTGGTCCAGCAAATCCTGCCGACGCTTGCAGGTGTACGTGCAGAATTGCCCGACGGTTATCTGCTGGAAGTCGGCGGTACGGTAGAAGACTCCGCCCGTGGCCAGAACTCGGTAAAAGCCGGCGTGCCGCTGTTTATCGTGGTGGTGCTGACGTTGCTGATGCTGCAACTGCGCAGCTTCTCACGCACCGCCATGGTGTTTCTGACGGCGCCGCTGGGGCTGATCGGTGTCACGCTGTTCCTCCTGGTGTTCCGCCAGCCCTTCGGCTTTGTGGCCATGCTCGGCACCATCGCCCTGTCGGGGATGATCATGCGTAACTCGGTGATCCTGGTGGACCAGATCGAGCAGGACATCAAGGCAGGCCTCGCGCCATGGCAAGCAATCATCGAAGCCACCGTCCGACGCTTCCGTCCGATTGTGCTGACCGCGCTGGCGGCCGTATTGGCGATGATCCCGCTGTCACGCAGCGTGTTCTTCGGGCCGATGGCCGTGGCGATCATGGGCGGGTTGATTGTGGCGACGGCGTTGACCCTATTATTCCTGCCGGCCCTGTATGCTGCGTGGTTCCGAGTGAGGAAGGACGTCGCGTAA
- a CDS encoding efflux RND transporter periplasmic adaptor subunit — translation MVVQPQPSAQSSDSYPGEVRARYEPDLAFRIGGKVSKRLVEEGERVKANQPLAELDPQDVRLQLEATRAQVAAAEANLSLVRAERDRYKTLLDRQMVSRSQYDNSENLYRSGEARLKQIKAEFDVASNQAGYAVLRAPQDGVVAKRAVEVGQVVSAGQTVFTLATDGEREVLISLPEQGFGRFKIGQPVTVELWSQPDQRFTGRIRELSPAADPKSRTFAARVAFTGGKVPAELGQSARVFIQADGVIALSVPLSALSAENGASYVWLVQPDDTLKRTPVRIGAFGEKTVPVLEGLSPTDWVIAAGVHVLHEGQQVRPVDRSNRVVNLAANKE, via the coding sequence ATGGTGGTACAGCCGCAACCTTCGGCACAATCGAGCGACAGTTATCCCGGCGAAGTTCGCGCCCGTTATGAGCCGGACCTGGCCTTTCGCATTGGCGGCAAAGTCAGCAAGCGTCTGGTAGAGGAGGGCGAGCGGGTCAAGGCCAACCAGCCACTCGCCGAACTCGACCCCCAGGATGTGCGCCTGCAATTGGAGGCCACCCGTGCCCAGGTGGCTGCCGCCGAGGCCAACCTGAGCCTGGTGCGCGCTGAGCGTGACCGCTACAAAACCTTGCTGGACCGTCAGATGGTCAGCCGCTCCCAGTACGACAATTCCGAAAACCTCTACCGATCCGGTGAAGCTCGCCTTAAGCAAATCAAGGCTGAATTCGACGTGGCCAGCAACCAGGCTGGCTATGCAGTGCTACGTGCGCCCCAGGACGGCGTGGTGGCCAAGCGTGCAGTGGAAGTAGGCCAAGTGGTGTCCGCCGGCCAAACCGTATTCACCCTGGCCACCGATGGCGAGCGCGAAGTGCTGATCAGCTTGCCGGAACAAGGTTTTGGTCGTTTCAAAATCGGCCAGCCGGTGACGGTGGAGCTGTGGAGCCAGCCGGACCAGCGCTTTACCGGGCGTATTCGTGAGCTGTCTCCGGCGGCGGATCCGAAGTCGCGCACTTTTGCTGCCCGTGTCGCGTTCACTGGCGGCAAAGTCCCCGCCGAGCTGGGCCAGAGCGCCCGGGTTTTCATACAAGCAGACGGCGTAATTGCGCTGTCGGTGCCGCTGTCTGCCCTCAGTGCGGAGAACGGTGCGTCCTACGTCTGGTTGGTACAGCCGGACGACACGCTCAAGCGCACGCCGGTGCGGATTGGCGCCTTCGGTGAAAAAACCGTCCCGGTGCTGGAAGGCCTTAGTCCCACTGACTGGGTCATTGCCGCAGGCGTGCATGTACTCCATGAGGGCCAGCAAGTGCGTCCGGTGGACCGCTCCAACCGAGTTGTGAATCTGGCGGCCAACAAGGAGTAG
- a CDS encoding DUF72 domain-containing protein, whose amino-acid sequence MRLPYFIGCPSWSENAWRDYLYPVDACSSDYLALYSQVFNAVEGNTTFYARPSAATVQRWAEIMPEDFRFTAKFPGDISHGGDLRDQLPAAESFVGLMSPLGERVSPLWLQLSASFSPQRLSELAGFIDGLERPMAVEVRHPEFFAKGDAERTLNRLLRDRGVERICLDSRSLFSCASTSAAVLHAQSKKPKVPPRPAALTLFPQVRFIGHPELEPNDPFLIPWVEKVAGWIEEGRTPFVFLHTSDNRLAAQLALRFHDKLMARLPGLAPLPTLNRQPAAEQLGLL is encoded by the coding sequence ATGCGCCTGCCTTACTTCATCGGTTGCCCGTCCTGGAGTGAAAACGCCTGGCGCGACTATCTCTACCCTGTCGACGCGTGTTCCAGCGACTACCTCGCCCTCTATTCCCAGGTTTTCAACGCCGTTGAAGGCAACACCACGTTCTATGCCCGACCCTCGGCCGCCACGGTGCAGCGCTGGGCCGAGATCATGCCTGAGGATTTTCGCTTCACCGCCAAGTTTCCCGGCGACATCAGCCATGGTGGCGACCTGCGCGACCAGCTGCCGGCGGCAGAGAGTTTTGTTGGCCTGATGAGCCCGTTGGGTGAGCGTGTTTCGCCGTTGTGGCTGCAACTGTCGGCGAGTTTTTCGCCGCAGCGTCTGAGCGAACTGGCGGGTTTTATCGATGGCCTGGAGCGCCCGATGGCAGTGGAAGTGCGTCACCCGGAGTTCTTCGCCAAGGGCGACGCCGAGCGCACACTCAACCGTTTGCTGCGTGACCGGGGCGTTGAGCGGATCTGCCTGGATTCGCGTTCGCTGTTCAGTTGCGCGTCCACATCGGCGGCGGTGCTGCATGCCCAATCGAAGAAACCCAAGGTGCCCCCACGTCCTGCGGCACTGACGCTGTTTCCCCAAGTGCGCTTTATTGGTCACCCGGAACTGGAACCCAACGACCCCTTCCTGATCCCGTGGGTGGAAAAAGTCGCCGGCTGGATCGAAGAAGGTCGTACGCCCTTCGTATTCCTGCACACCTCGGATAACCGCCTGGCCGCTCAACTGGCCCTGCGTTTTCACGACAAGTTGATGGCGCGCCTGCCGGGCCTTGCGCCGCTACCGACCCTGAATCGGCAACCCGCAGCGGAGCAACTGGGGTTACTCTAA
- the tsaB gene encoding tRNA (adenosine(37)-N6)-threonylcarbamoyltransferase complex dimerization subunit type 1 TsaB, which yields MSTLLALDTATEACSVALLHDGKVTSHYEVIPRLHAQKLLPMIKQLLEDAGTTLAAVDAIAFGRGPGAFTGVRIAIGVVQGLAFALERPVLPVSNLAVLAQRALREHGAQQVAAAIDARMDEVYWGCYRETAGEMRLVGVEAVQPPESSALPDDASGDWFGAGTGWGYGERINVQLVGQDAAMLPHAEDLLTLARFAFARGEAIPADQAAPVYLRDKVAQTKAERGII from the coding sequence ATGAGCACCCTGCTGGCCCTGGACACCGCGACTGAAGCTTGCTCCGTTGCCTTGCTACACGATGGCAAGGTTACGAGCCACTACGAGGTGATCCCGCGCCTGCATGCGCAGAAGCTGTTGCCGATGATCAAGCAACTGCTCGAAGACGCCGGCACCACCCTGGCGGCGGTGGACGCCATCGCCTTCGGCCGTGGGCCAGGTGCCTTTACCGGTGTGCGCATTGCCATCGGCGTGGTGCAAGGCCTGGCGTTTGCGTTGGAGCGTCCGGTATTGCCGGTGTCCAACCTGGCGGTGCTGGCCCAGCGCGCCTTGCGCGAACACGGCGCCCAGCAAGTCGCAGCGGCTATCGATGCGCGCATGGATGAAGTCTATTGGGGCTGCTACCGCGAAACCGCTGGCGAAATGCGTTTGGTGGGTGTTGAAGCGGTCCAGCCTCCGGAGTCTTCTGCGCTGCCCGATGACGCCAGCGGTGACTGGTTCGGTGCTGGCACCGGCTGGGGTTATGGCGAGCGAATCAATGTGCAATTGGTTGGCCAGGACGCCGCAATGCTGCCCCATGCCGAAGACTTGCTAACCCTGGCACGCTTCGCGTTTGCGCGTGGCGAGGCGATCCCGGCTGACCAGGCCGCCCCTGTTTACTTGCGCGATAAAGTCGCCCAGACCAAGGCCGAACGCGGGATTATTTGA
- a CDS encoding energy transducer TonB has product MSDILPLTIGVLPTHNHYGLRNTQALAGVSHVWQDFFARALAEQLGDTPQALSAPAPADPAVEPSAGADLLSQILTQRECDVKDTEIAPPEPLFLPIAEFETELLPPAATPFPDEEIIAQQRQQNFESGWVRPIVLTAGEPLPEPGPAPQPRPLHLPIAEFELDLLPPPATPYPTEELVAQQKALDFDYYWARPLVTQNLRLAA; this is encoded by the coding sequence ATGTCAGACATTCTTCCCCTAACCATCGGTGTACTGCCGACCCACAACCACTACGGCCTGCGCAATACTCAAGCGCTGGCCGGGGTGAGTCATGTGTGGCAGGACTTCTTCGCCCGAGCGTTGGCCGAACAGCTCGGCGATACACCGCAAGCGCTCAGCGCGCCAGCACCAGCTGACCCAGCGGTAGAACCGAGTGCCGGTGCGGATTTACTGTCGCAAATTCTCACCCAGCGTGAGTGCGACGTGAAAGACACCGAGATCGCCCCACCTGAGCCGCTGTTCCTGCCGATTGCCGAGTTCGAAACCGAATTGCTGCCACCGGCTGCCACGCCGTTCCCGGACGAAGAAATCATCGCCCAACAGCGCCAGCAAAATTTCGAAAGCGGTTGGGTCCGTCCCATCGTGCTGACCGCCGGCGAGCCACTGCCAGAGCCGGGCCCTGCGCCGCAGCCTCGCCCCTTGCACTTGCCGATCGCCGAGTTCGAACTGGACCTGCTGCCACCGCCCGCCACGCCGTACCCTACCGAGGAACTGGTGGCGCAACAAAAGGCCCTGGACTTCGACTACTACTGGGCGCGCCCGCTGGTCACCCAGAACCTGCGCCTGGCCGCCTGA